The following proteins come from a genomic window of Sphaerisporangium rubeum:
- a CDS encoding GNAT family N-acetyltransferase: MNRRGAQTISDDTGRPVLGFVEGTRAGRPCADLATALGPGAEQAVLRQLPGWVVAGDEGLGRRLLAAGASPLRHAHSYSRDLRADPAPAWWAETGYGVVACDAVPAAEVFPAWRAAYRTPGHPDRREIGDTEALERELAPLLAGESYGALLPCGGLLLRHDRVVAGVLVGMLDGEPPQGGPWVLDVFRDPDPRYAGLGSVMLRRALALATMHGLPALGLAVTDGNPARRVYERLGFRHTGSWLSVIVPERDQAGSSQT; this comes from the coding sequence GTGAACAGACGCGGGGCGCAGACGATCAGTGACGATACCGGACGTCCGGTGCTCGGTTTCGTCGAAGGCACCCGCGCGGGCCGTCCGTGCGCCGACCTCGCGACGGCGCTCGGCCCCGGTGCCGAGCAGGCGGTGCTGCGGCAGCTGCCGGGCTGGGTGGTGGCCGGTGACGAGGGCCTCGGCCGGCGGCTGCTCGCCGCCGGCGCCAGTCCGCTGCGGCACGCGCACTCCTACTCGCGCGACCTGCGCGCCGATCCCGCTCCCGCCTGGTGGGCCGAGACGGGGTACGGCGTCGTGGCCTGTGACGCCGTGCCGGCCGCCGAGGTGTTCCCCGCCTGGCGCGCCGCGTACCGCACACCGGGCCACCCGGACCGGCGCGAGATCGGCGACACCGAGGCGCTGGAGCGCGAGCTGGCTCCGCTGCTTGCCGGCGAGTCCTACGGCGCGCTGCTGCCGTGCGGCGGGCTGCTGCTGCGCCACGACCGCGTGGTGGCCGGGGTGCTCGTGGGGATGCTCGACGGGGAGCCGCCGCAGGGCGGGCCGTGGGTGCTCGACGTGTTCCGCGACCCCGACCCGCGGTACGCCGGGCTCGGGTCGGTGATGCTGCGCCGCGCGCTGGCCCTGGCGACCATGCACGGCCTGCCGGCCCTCGGGCTCGCCGTCACCGACGGCAACCCGGCGCGGCGGGTGTACGAACGGCTCGGGTTCCGCCACACCGGGTCGTGGCTGAGTGTGATCGTGCCGGAGCGCGATCAGGCGGGCAGCAGCCAGACGTAG
- a CDS encoding NADH-ubiquinone oxidoreductase-F iron-sulfur binding region domain-containing protein, translating to MTTYGVLDVYRIGPGRLTAGLDASPRLDYDTHRRVHGHMPRLPIDDLIALAELGDLRGRGGAGFPFARKLRAVVDSAGRRGAPITVVVNATEGEPAAHKDKVLLTRAPHLILDGADLVARALSAVEIVVGVAHGGPGERSLLNAIHERGITDAVRVVRMPDRFISGEGGALVRGINGERPIPPGRKVRSSDRGVGGMPTLLSNAETYAQLALLAMLGVDMYSSVGLPSEPGTVMLSVTGSARRPAVVETPTGVRLREILDLCDATVGQGVLLGGYHGKWMSAEAVERAEVSRAGFEALGGALGAGIVVPLGWESCPLGETARVARYMAGQSAGQCGPCYMGLPDLAQAFGALAEGHGHIDAVQRAAATMRGRGACGHPDGTSRFVLSAIDVFAEDVMTHSAYGTCGLPTKGVLPLPDEPLSRAAEAQLILDWSRCEGHGLCSLVVPELIKLDTHGYPVVSTASVPARLEGEARRAIEMCPALALRLTPAPSESRR from the coding sequence GTGACGACGTACGGCGTCCTCGACGTCTACCGCATCGGCCCGGGCCGGCTCACCGCCGGCCTGGACGCCTCTCCGCGTCTGGACTACGACACCCACCGGCGGGTGCACGGCCACATGCCGCGCCTGCCGATCGACGATCTCATCGCGCTCGCCGAGCTCGGCGACCTGCGCGGACGCGGCGGCGCGGGTTTCCCCTTCGCCCGCAAGCTGCGTGCCGTGGTCGACTCGGCGGGCCGCCGCGGCGCACCCATCACGGTGGTGGTCAACGCCACCGAGGGTGAGCCCGCGGCGCACAAGGACAAGGTGCTGCTCACCCGGGCACCCCACCTGATACTGGACGGCGCGGACCTGGTGGCCCGCGCGCTGTCCGCCGTCGAGATCGTCGTCGGGGTCGCGCACGGCGGCCCGGGGGAGCGGTCCCTGCTCAACGCCATCCACGAACGCGGCATCACCGACGCCGTGCGCGTGGTGCGCATGCCGGACCGCTTCATCTCCGGCGAGGGCGGCGCGCTGGTGCGCGGCATCAACGGCGAGCGTCCCATCCCGCCGGGCCGCAAGGTGCGGTCCTCCGACCGCGGCGTCGGCGGCATGCCGACGCTGCTGTCCAACGCCGAGACCTACGCGCAGCTCGCGCTGCTCGCGATGCTCGGCGTGGACATGTACTCCTCCGTCGGCCTGCCCTCGGAACCCGGCACGGTCATGCTCAGCGTCACCGGCTCGGCCCGCCGTCCCGCGGTGGTGGAGACGCCGACCGGGGTGCGGCTGCGTGAGATCCTCGACCTGTGCGACGCCACCGTCGGCCAGGGTGTCCTGCTCGGCGGCTACCACGGCAAGTGGATGTCCGCCGAGGCCGTCGAACGGGCCGAGGTGTCCCGCGCGGGCTTCGAGGCGCTCGGTGGAGCGCTCGGGGCCGGCATCGTGGTCCCGCTCGGCTGGGAGTCCTGTCCGCTCGGTGAGACCGCGCGGGTCGCGAGGTACATGGCCGGCCAGAGCGCCGGTCAGTGCGGTCCGTGCTACATGGGCCTGCCGGACCTCGCTCAGGCGTTCGGCGCGCTCGCCGAGGGCCACGGCCACATCGACGCTGTGCAGCGGGCCGCGGCCACCATGCGTGGCCGCGGCGCCTGCGGCCACCCGGACGGCACCTCGCGTTTCGTGCTGTCGGCCATCGACGTCTTCGCCGAGGACGTGATGACGCACTCGGCGTACGGCACGTGCGGCCTGCCGACCAAGGGTGTGCTGCCGCTGCCGGACGAGCCGCTGTCGCGGGCCGCGGAGGCGCAGCTCATCCTGGACTGGTCACGGTGCGAGGGTCACGGCCTGTGCTCGCTCGTGGTGCCTGAGCTCATCAAGCTCGACACCCATGGCTACCCCGTGGTGAGCACCGCGTCGGTACCCGCCAGGCTCGAAGGAGAGGCGCGCAGGGCCATCGAGATGTGCCCCGCGCTCGCTCTGCGGCTGACGCCGGCCCCGAGCGAAAGCAGGCGGTGA
- the glgC gene encoding glucose-1-phosphate adenylyltransferase, translating into MTTSRILAIVLAGGEGKRLMPLTADRAKPAVPFGGIYRLVDFVLSNLANGGFLKIVVLTQYKSHSLDRHVSRTWRLSAMLGNYVTPVPAQQRLGPRWFSGSADALFQNLNLIYDELPEHCIVFGADHIYRMDPRQMVDQHIASGADVTVAAIRQPLSMADQFGVIETDPAGRRIVAFREKPTDAIGLPDAPDQIYASMGNYVFKTQAMIDALREDALDPASRHDLGGNIIPMFVKSGTAEVYDFADNVVPGSTERDRGYWRDVGTLDAYYEANMDLVSAHPVFNLYNFHWPIYTGYDPLPPAKFVHKDGDRVGQAHDSLVSPGVIISGGTACRSILSPGVVVHSHAQVEDSVLMGGVKIGRGAIVRRAIIDKNVVVPDGARIGLDLDYDRSRFAVTREGVVVIAKNEIIER; encoded by the coding sequence ATGACGACGTCCAGAATCCTCGCGATCGTGCTGGCCGGTGGCGAGGGCAAGCGGCTGATGCCGCTCACCGCCGACCGCGCCAAGCCGGCCGTCCCCTTCGGCGGTATCTACCGCCTGGTCGACTTCGTGCTCTCCAACCTCGCCAACGGCGGCTTCCTCAAGATCGTCGTCCTGACGCAGTACAAGAGCCACAGCCTGGACCGCCACGTCTCGCGCACCTGGCGGCTGTCGGCCATGCTCGGCAACTACGTGACACCGGTGCCGGCCCAGCAGCGCCTCGGGCCCCGGTGGTTCTCCGGATCGGCGGACGCGCTGTTCCAGAACCTCAACCTGATCTACGACGAGCTTCCCGAGCACTGCATCGTGTTCGGCGCCGACCACATCTACCGCATGGACCCCCGGCAGATGGTCGACCAGCACATCGCCTCCGGCGCGGACGTCACGGTCGCCGCGATCCGGCAGCCGCTGTCCATGGCCGACCAGTTCGGCGTGATCGAGACCGACCCGGCGGGACGGCGCATCGTGGCGTTCCGCGAGAAGCCGACCGACGCGATCGGCCTGCCGGACGCACCCGACCAGATCTACGCGTCCATGGGGAACTACGTGTTCAAGACGCAGGCCATGATCGACGCGCTGCGTGAGGACGCGCTCGACCCGGCCAGCCGGCACGACCTCGGGGGGAACATCATCCCGATGTTCGTGAAGTCCGGCACCGCCGAGGTGTACGACTTCGCCGACAACGTGGTGCCGGGCTCCACCGAGCGCGACCGCGGCTACTGGCGTGACGTCGGCACGCTCGACGCCTACTACGAGGCCAACATGGACCTGGTGTCGGCGCACCCGGTGTTCAACCTGTACAACTTCCACTGGCCGATCTACACCGGGTACGACCCGCTGCCGCCGGCCAAGTTCGTGCACAAGGACGGCGACCGGGTGGGGCAGGCGCACGACTCGCTGGTCTCCCCCGGCGTGATCATCTCCGGCGGCACCGCCTGCCGGTCCATCCTGTCCCCCGGCGTGGTGGTGCACTCCCACGCTCAGGTGGAGGACTCGGTGCTCATGGGTGGCGTGAAGATCGGCAGGGGGGCCATCGTGCGTCGCGCCATCATCGACAAGAACGTGGTGGTCCCGGACGGCGCCAGGATCGGCCTGGACCTGGACTACGACCGCTCCCGCTTCGCGGTGACGCGCGAAGGAGTGGTGGTCATCGCGAAGAACGAGATCATCGAACGGTAG
- the glgA gene encoding glycogen synthase, with product MRVDLLSREYPPEVYGGAGVHVEYLARELRHLADVRVHCFGAPRAEPGVHAYRVPDGLAEANAALQTLGVDLEMAAGCAGADLVHSHTWYANFAGHTAKMLYGVPHVITTHSLEPLRPWKAEQLGGGYTLSSFAEREALLAADAVIAVSEGMRRDVLACYPGVSPAKVSVIHNGIDTAEYAPDPGTAVLTRHGVDPARPYVLFVGRITRQKGLAHLLRAARDFPEDAQVVLCAGAPDTPEIAAEITALADELRSGRSGVVWISEMLPKPDVIQLLTHATVFVCPSVYEPMGIVNLEAMACETAVVATATGGIPEVVADGATGLLVPIDPLADGEPRDPAAFAAAIAERVGTLLADPGTAAAMGKAGRERAVEHFSWTAIAARTRDLYASLLPAPGE from the coding sequence ATGCGTGTCGATCTGCTGAGCCGCGAGTACCCGCCGGAGGTCTACGGCGGGGCCGGTGTCCATGTCGAATACCTCGCCCGCGAGCTCCGCCACCTGGCCGACGTACGGGTCCACTGCTTCGGCGCCCCGCGCGCCGAACCCGGCGTCCACGCCTACCGCGTGCCGGACGGACTGGCCGAGGCCAACGCCGCGCTCCAGACGCTCGGAGTGGACCTGGAGATGGCCGCCGGCTGCGCCGGAGCCGACCTGGTGCACAGCCACACCTGGTACGCCAACTTCGCCGGCCACACGGCCAAGATGCTGTACGGCGTGCCGCACGTGATCACCACGCACAGCCTGGAGCCGCTGCGTCCCTGGAAGGCCGAGCAGCTCGGCGGCGGCTACACCTTGTCGTCCTTCGCCGAACGCGAGGCGCTGCTCGCCGCCGACGCGGTGATCGCCGTCTCCGAGGGCATGCGCCGCGACGTGCTGGCCTGCTACCCCGGCGTGTCCCCCGCCAAGGTCTCGGTGATCCACAACGGCATCGACACCGCCGAGTACGCGCCGGACCCCGGCACCGCCGTCCTGACCCGGCACGGCGTCGACCCCGCGCGGCCGTACGTGCTGTTCGTCGGCCGGATCACCCGGCAGAAGGGCCTCGCGCACCTCCTGCGCGCCGCACGGGACTTCCCCGAGGACGCGCAGGTCGTGCTGTGCGCGGGTGCGCCGGACACCCCCGAGATCGCGGCCGAGATCACCGCGCTGGCCGACGAGCTCAGGTCGGGCCGCTCCGGTGTGGTCTGGATCTCCGAGATGCTGCCGAAGCCCGACGTGATCCAGCTCCTCACCCACGCCACCGTCTTCGTGTGCCCCTCGGTGTACGAGCCCATGGGGATCGTCAACCTCGAGGCCATGGCCTGCGAGACCGCTGTGGTGGCCACCGCCACCGGCGGCATCCCCGAGGTCGTCGCAGACGGCGCCACCGGCCTGCTCGTGCCGATCGACCCCCTCGCCGACGGCGAGCCCCGCGACCCCGCCGCGTTCGCCGCCGCCATCGCCGAACGCGTCGGCACGCTGCTCGCCGACCCCGGCACCGCGGCCGCCATGGGGAAGGCCGGCCGCGAGCGCGCCGTCGAGCACTTCTCCTGGACCGCCATCGCCGCGCGCACCCGCGACCTGTACGCGTCCCTGCTGCCGGCCCCGGGAGAGTAG
- the pgeF gene encoding peptidoglycan editing factor PgeF, giving the protein MAFTDRHGGVSGEPYGTRNLGGSVGDDPVAVAENRARTARGFGLDPAKVVFMRQVHSPHVGYVTEPFGVDPPELDGVYTDRPGLALAVLAADCAPVLLADPAAGLVGGAHSGRAGTAAGVVPALVAAMRAHGARDLVAVIGPLACGACYEVPAGLREQVASAVPETWSATRAGTPALDLRAGIAAQLSRAGVADVRHDDRCTIETPDLYSHRRDRVGGRFAGYVWLLPA; this is encoded by the coding sequence ATGGCGTTCACCGACCGGCACGGCGGGGTCAGCGGAGAGCCGTACGGCACCCGCAACCTCGGCGGGTCGGTGGGTGACGACCCGGTCGCGGTCGCGGAGAACCGCGCTCGCACCGCCAGGGGCTTCGGCCTCGACCCCGCCAAGGTCGTGTTCATGCGGCAGGTGCACAGCCCCCACGTCGGGTACGTCACCGAGCCGTTCGGCGTGGACCCGCCGGAGCTGGACGGCGTCTACACCGACCGTCCCGGCCTCGCTCTCGCCGTGCTCGCCGCCGACTGCGCGCCGGTGCTGCTCGCCGACCCGGCCGCGGGCCTCGTCGGCGGCGCGCACTCGGGCCGCGCCGGCACCGCGGCGGGAGTGGTCCCGGCACTCGTGGCGGCGATGCGCGCGCACGGCGCGCGCGACCTGGTCGCGGTGATCGGCCCGCTCGCCTGCGGCGCGTGCTACGAGGTGCCGGCCGGCCTGCGCGAGCAGGTCGCCTCGGCCGTCCCCGAGACGTGGTCGGCGACCCGCGCCGGCACCCCCGCGCTCGACCTGCGCGCCGGCATCGCCGCGCAGCTCTCCCGCGCCGGCGTCGCCGACGTGCGCCACGACGACCGCTGCACCATCGAGACCCCCGACCTGTACTCCCACCGCAGGGACCGCGTCGGCGGCCGGTTCGCCGGCTACGTCTGGCTGCTGCCCGCCTGA
- a CDS encoding zf-HC2 domain-containing protein: protein MDSPPHVEVAAYILGILNEEDSATFDRHLLDCASCQDELRDMYDLPDALDLIKRDVKRTVNGTGLGAPGGAAAGYRVNGTARDGVNGSIPEPRELRELREARDGVVRDLPPDPRDLRGLRDARDGVVRELPGAGRDLPGSRDDTAGDLWTPSGRPPGRYPGNGHRRRDEDFDYLPGRSDDELSRVRDRRRNALWLGVAAAMVIAVAGVTTAQVWPRDTTTPPVAAPSVTGSPLVREGTSPDTGVSGTVAMTARTWGTEVAFQLSGVTGPERCSLVAISRNGDRDVVSGWRVPSGGGFGVPDHPEPMRLTGGTALATAEIAHFEVVRDDGVRLLDIPVA from the coding sequence CGACTGCGCCAGCTGCCAGGACGAGCTACGGGACATGTACGACCTCCCCGACGCGCTCGACCTGATCAAGCGCGACGTGAAGCGCACGGTGAACGGCACGGGACTCGGCGCTCCCGGCGGCGCTGCGGCCGGATATCGCGTGAACGGGACGGCACGCGACGGCGTGAACGGCTCGATCCCCGAGCCTCGCGAGCTGCGTGAGCTGCGCGAGGCCCGCGACGGGGTGGTGCGCGACCTGCCGCCCGACCCGCGCGACCTGCGGGGGCTGCGCGACGCGCGCGACGGCGTGGTGCGTGAGCTGCCAGGCGCGGGCCGCGACCTGCCGGGCTCCCGCGACGACACGGCCGGCGACCTGTGGACGCCGAGCGGCCGGCCTCCCGGCCGGTACCCCGGCAACGGTCACCGGCGGCGCGACGAGGACTTCGACTACCTGCCGGGACGCTCCGACGACGAGCTGTCGCGGGTGCGCGACCGCCGGCGCAACGCGCTGTGGCTCGGCGTGGCCGCGGCCATGGTGATCGCGGTCGCCGGGGTCACCACGGCGCAGGTGTGGCCGCGCGACACGACGACACCTCCCGTCGCCGCGCCGTCGGTCACCGGCTCGCCGCTGGTGCGCGAGGGCACCAGCCCCGACACCGGGGTCAGCGGCACCGTGGCCATGACGGCACGCACCTGGGGGACCGAGGTCGCCTTCCAGCTCAGCGGTGTGACCGGTCCCGAGCGGTGCAGCCTCGTCGCGATCTCGCGCAACGGCGACCGCGACGTGGTGTCGGGCTGGCGTGTGCCTTCCGGCGGCGGTTTCGGCGTGCCCGACCACCCCGAGCCCATGCGGCTCACCGGCGGCACGGCCCTCGCCACCGCCGAGATCGCGCACTTCGAGGTGGTCAGGGACGACGGCGTGCGCCTGCTGGACATCCCCGTCGCCTGA